The Caldivirga sp. genome contains the following window.
ACTCAGTGTCTTCAATTGGTGATGTTGAGAACATGCTTAGGAAATTCTCCTTCGTCTATGATGTTATGGAGAAGGTGCTTAATAATGACTCATACGTTATGGCAACGTTATCAATACCAACATTCAACAATAACTACGTATTAGCCATAGACCATGATGTCTTTGAGAACCAGGTGAATGAACTATTATTAGGCATATTGAAGAGTTTAGGGAAGAAGGATGGTGAATTAATTCTAGGCATGTATGGCTCCTTTAAAGCCAGTGAACTAAGCATTCTCCAGTTAAGGGGCTTAGGTAGAGTTCAAGTGCAGTCAACAGGTAATGTAACCATTGTTAAGGTCTGCCGCGAGAACCTTAATGAGGAGTTCTCTAAACTAATCTTAAGCTATCTTGAGGGCTTCACCGGGTTATTTAATGCTAAGATTCAGGGACAAGGTATAAGTGAATCATGCCTACAAGTTAAGATAACTACTGCATAATACCTCTTTAGTTTACGGGCCTACACTAAGTGTTGGATCATCAATAGTGACTACTGAAGCCTTAGGTAATATTTATGATCACAATTCACTGGATGCTTAAATCTCATGTTAGAGAAATAATTTACCTTATCTTAAAGTGTGAGGCTTACTGCTTGTTTTACTAAGTATTTCATTGAATTGAAAGGTAACTAATCATTCAACCCCAAGAATTCTCTTAAGTCCTGGGTAAGCCTCGAATAGCTGCTCCTGCATGGCTATCGTGTAGTACTGTATTATTATCTCCACCATTAGTATTAGCCCTATTCCAGTACCGTAAACCCCTAGGATATCCCCTAAGGCAGCAATGAAACCTGCCAGTAAGCCACTGGTGAATGTTAAGGAGTTAACGTACCTCTTCAAGTGTATTGCCAGCGACCTTGCAGATGCCCTGAAGCCGGGTATTGATAGGCCACTTGAAACCATTGTCCTGGCTTGATCCTCAGCGCTTAATCCAGCTAGGTTAACCCACAGGTATGCGAATACTACAGATAATGCTACATACATAAGTATGTGGACGACCACGTACTGAGGGGTCATGTTATAGGGTATCACGGTGAAGTAGTATATTAGGGATGTGGGGCATGGTTCATTAACGGTGCCGAACTTAGCTGTTGTAATAACCCTTATGCAGGCTATTGAGTTTAATAGGGCGTTTGCATTATGGGGATTGTAGGTTGCCCAGACGAAGTAGAGTCCATTGTATATTAAGGCAACTGTGTACGCTGTGAATATTATCGGTAAAACTGAGACATACATTACCTTGAATGGGTACGACATCTTGTAGCCACCATACTGAACAAAGGATAATGGTATCCTAACCTCCATTAACTCAACGTACGCTATGAATCCACCTAAAACTATTGTTGAAATTAACCCTACTAAGCCAGGTAGGTTAAACCTGTAGATTATTGATAATAATGGTACAAGCGTATGAGAAACTGCGGCATTGTATATTGCCGCTACGAGAGCTGGTACAATACCTAGTAATTCCCCTGCGCCAACAGTTACCGGCATGAATGTGGACTGGAATATTGACCTAATTATGCTTATTAATATGAAGAGCGATATGCCGCTTCCGATACCCCAACCCTTAGATATTAGGTCATCAAGCAGTATTACTATTACCGCCCCGAAGAGCATTTGAAGCCATACGACGAAGGCTAATCCGGCATTAGCCACTGTTAACTGATGAGTTGACATTATGAAGGCACCCTCAAACATTGCTATTACCACAGCAACAAGTTTCGTTAATGCCGTGAATCTTGCCTGATCCTGGGGATCATTTAAATCAACATCCATCAATTCCGAGAACGCAACAAGCTCCATTATTATGCCAGCTATTATTATTGGGCCTATACCTAACTGTGCTAGGGTACCGTTAGTTGAAGCGAATATTATAGCCACAAGTGGGTTAAAGAGCGGGCTACTTGATGATGCTACAATACCGTACAGTGGGGTTACTGATAGGAGTAGGTAGACTGTGGCCGCTAGGAAAGTCCATATTAACCTACTGCCCAGCGTAACAGGCCTATTAGGCCTAGGGACAGTGGGCATTAGCGTTAAGAGCGGTTCCACTAACTCTATGAATCGCTTGGACGCCACAGTTTCACCTAAAATTACTGGGATTAATAAGGTTTATTAGAGGGCATTGCAACTATGAACTATCAATATGTTAATATTAACTGGAGCGTATCCACTCATTTACACCATGAGCTTAAGGCTAGTTGCGGATGATTAATAATTAGGCTTACGCGCCTTGTTGAGTGCTCGTGAGCCTTATGTGACCTAAGTACTTTTCAAGTAACCCAGCCTGTTTAAGTAGGTCACATACCCTGCACACGTTCCCTGAGGTTGGGAAACCACAGTAGGTGCATTTATTGAGCTTAACCTGCCCCTTAAACCTCTCATTAATCATCCTTGAGAGCTCATCACCAAAGGACACCATGGAGTACTTAACGTTTGGATTATCCCTCTCCCACCTGGCTAGGGTGAATTTAAGTTCATAGCGTGGATTATTGTAAACAAAGGGGCATTCAATGGTCATTAACGGTATCCCATGGTAGTAGGCGTATAAGGCCACCTCCTCCTCCCTAATGAACCTCAGGGGCTTAATCCTAGGTATGAACTCCTCCTCAACAACATCATTACTTGGGGTGGCTCCAAACCAAGCGAAGCGCTTAATATCATTACTAGTTACGTTGAGGAGCACGGTTTGAGCCTCATCATCAAGATTATGCCCCGTGGCTATCTTAGTTAAGTTAAGCATCTTACCTACAATATTCATTGCCCTCCGCCTCATGACACCGCATATGGTGCACATGTGAGCATTAACACCCTTCCCCCATAATCCCTGGGCAATGTCGAACGCCGTTACTCCAAATAATTCACTGAACCTGAACACCCTATACCCTATGTTGAATTCCTCAGTTAACTTAGCTACATAATCCGTTGAGTTAGCCCTCCTAACGCAACTGTAGGGTTGTCCCTCATCAATACTGAAGGCTATTAACTCAACATCCTTAGGTATCCTACCCAGTCTCCTCAACTTACCCAACAAATACATTAGCACTAGGCTGTCTTTACCACCACTTACAGCTATACCAACCCTATCACCACTTACTATTAACCTATATCTCCTCACCGTCCTAGCTACAGTATCCTCAATGGAGCTGAATAGGCAGTTTAAGCATAGTTTCTCACCACTGGATGCCTTAAGGTACCTTGCCTCCCTAACACCGCACCTATCACATAAAGTAACCATACTACCGCACTGGCTTTAACACCAATTATTAAATAACTTACCTACCTGTTAAGCTGATACTCACTGGATTAAGAGAAGCCTAATTGCGAAAATCACCACTGCACATAGTAATGGGGTTGCCTTCAATATTATTGAGGCTAAGGCTAAAACCACCAATGCAATCACAAGGTACCCACCCCTCACCTTAGCTAGAGGCATACCTACTATTATTAATGCAAGTAGGCATGCAGTGATGATGATTACTTGAATAATCGAGGTGATTGCATTGAAGAGTAAGTACAATGTGAATTGAAGTAATGCCGCTGCTGGCGTTAGTTTACTTAAGCCGACATGACCACCATATGCGCTTCTTAATTGCGCTAGCATTAACAATGCTGTAATGAATGGTATTAGGGATAGGAATGCAACCATTTGAGGTGAATAGCCTGCTAGCATTAATACTGGGGAAGCTGAAAGCAGTGGGGTCGTGGTTAACGATGAGCTGCGCCTAACAGCTAATCCAATAGCCATGGCTAATGCCACGAACGGCATCACGATTAGTAGCGGCAATTGATTACTGAGACTTATGGCTATGAAACCCACTATGAGTAACCATGATAATGCTAAGGCATGCATTGATGCGGTGTAGGTCCTAACTAACCCATTGTACGTGAATAGGCCACCCTTGATTAAGTAATTCTGAATCAATGGAATGAGAATTAACGCCAGTGAGAGGGCGTATTCAGCATTAACTAACCTTAGGTGTGAGAATACGTAAGTGACGTAGACTAGCATAGAGACTACAATATCATCACCAGCATTAATTAACACTGCATTACGCATAATGACTTCACTTTAGGCATGGCATTTTATAAAGATGATTGTCTAGGGCATGAAGAAGCACTCTCTAGAATGAAGCACCCTTTATGGGAGTGCGGCGTTAATTAAAAAGGCACTTAGCTAGGTATTGTTTCCTTAATGCAGTGAAGCATAATAAGCCTAGTTACTGGGCTAATGCTATGCCCACTATTCACCTGTATCAGCAGGATAGTTACCTTAAGGAGGCGGATGCGAAGGTTATCGCGGTTGACGGTAATAATGTCATTCTCGATAAGACCATAATACATCCAAGCAGTGGTGGTGTTGCTCACGATACTGGATTAATCATAGCTGGAGGCGAGCAGTACAGAATTGTGGATGCTATCCACAAGAGGGATACTGATGACGTTATCCACGTGTTGGATAGGAATCCCCAGTTTAAGCATGGTGATGATGTTAAGGTTGTGTTAGACTGGGATAGGCGCTATAGGTTAATGAAACTTCACACGGCATCACACATAATGGCTGGCATAGCCTACTCCAAGTATAATGCCCTAGTGACTGGAGGTGATA
Protein-coding sequences here:
- a CDS encoding TIGR00269 family protein — translated: MVTLCDRCGVREARYLKASSGEKLCLNCLFSSIEDTVARTVRRYRLIVSGDRVGIAVSGGKDSLVLMYLLGKLRRLGRIPKDVELIAFSIDEGQPYSCVRRANSTDYVAKLTEEFNIGYRVFRFSELFGVTAFDIAQGLWGKGVNAHMCTICGVMRRRAMNIVGKMLNLTKIATGHNLDDEAQTVLLNVTSNDIKRFAWFGATPSNDVVEEEFIPRIKPLRFIREEEVALYAYYHGIPLMTIECPFVYNNPRYELKFTLARWERDNPNVKYSMVSFGDELSRMINERFKGQVKLNKCTYCGFPTSGNVCRVCDLLKQAGLLEKYLGHIRLTSTQQGA
- a CDS encoding ACT domain-containing protein, with the protein product MMFHRELAMIYEANGKTIVEFIIRLSEDRPGILAAISDVFAENGVNIVNASFNRLQKMIHVVADFTNSVSSIGDVENMLRKFSFVYDVMEKVLNNDSYVMATLSIPTFNNNYVLAIDHDVFENQVNELLLGILKSLGKKDGELILGMYGSFKASELSILQLRGLGRVQVQSTGNVTIVKVCRENLNEEFSKLILSYLEGFTGLFNAKIQGQGISESCLQVKITTA
- the alaXM gene encoding alanyl-tRNA editing protein AlaXM; this translates as MPTIHLYQQDSYLKEADAKVIAVDGNNVILDKTIIHPSSGGVAHDTGLIIAGGEQYRIVDAIHKRDTDDVIHVLDRNPQFKHGDDVKVVLDWDRRYRLMKLHTASHIMAGIAYSKYNALVTGGDIQPDYARDDYSLTVGGEELRRIFNEIVTEANEVVKRGVEVKVYWMPREEALKVPGIVKLAEREPPPGDKWRIVEIPGVDIQADGGPHVANTREIGEIIIQKIENRGRNKKRVYFTVKP
- the secY gene encoding preprotein translocase subunit SecY yields the protein MASKRFIELVEPLLTLMPTVPRPNRPVTLGSRLIWTFLAATVYLLLSVTPLYGIVASSSSPLFNPLVAIIFASTNGTLAQLGIGPIIIAGIIMELVAFSELMDVDLNDPQDQARFTALTKLVAVVIAMFEGAFIMSTHQLTVANAGLAFVVWLQMLFGAVIVILLDDLISKGWGIGSGISLFILISIIRSIFQSTFMPVTVGAGELLGIVPALVAAIYNAAVSHTLVPLLSIIYRFNLPGLVGLISTIVLGGFIAYVELMEVRIPLSFVQYGGYKMSYPFKVMYVSVLPIIFTAYTVALIYNGLYFVWATYNPHNANALLNSIACIRVITTAKFGTVNEPCPTSLIYYFTVIPYNMTPQYVVVHILMYVALSVVFAYLWVNLAGLSAEDQARTMVSSGLSIPGFRASARSLAIHLKRYVNSLTFTSGLLAGFIAALGDILGVYGTGIGLILMVEIIIQYYTIAMQEQLFEAYPGLKRILGVE